In Streptomyces sp. NBC_00569, a single genomic region encodes these proteins:
- a CDS encoding STAS domain-containing protein, producing MDRGTVGSAHRGRLLVEVREEGASAVVTPAGELDHHTADLLREPLESCLTAGFSRLVIDCSRLEFCDSTGLNVLLGARLKAEAAGGGVHLAGMLPVVARVFEITGAEAVFTVHESLAAALDE from the coding sequence ATGGACCGCGGGACAGTCGGCAGCGCGCATCGGGGCCGGCTTCTGGTCGAGGTGCGGGAAGAGGGCGCCAGCGCCGTCGTGACTCCGGCGGGTGAGCTGGATCACCACACCGCCGATCTATTGCGAGAACCGCTGGAGAGCTGTCTCACCGCGGGATTCTCACGGCTGGTGATCGACTGCTCACGCCTGGAGTTCTGTGATTCGACCGGGCTCAATGTGCTGCTGGGTGCCCGCCTCAAGGCGGAGGCCGCCGGTGGCGGAGTCCATCTGGCCGGGATGCTGCCCGTGGTGGCCCGGGTCTTCGAGATCACCGGCGCGGAGGCCGTCTTCACCGTTCATGAGTCGCTGGCCGCGGCTCTCGACGAGTGA
- a CDS encoding ATP-binding protein gives MSTTRPYSPGDRGPEPEAAGETGGTPGLSPVDVGRAAGHQSRRLNLVGAAGIVPLARDFTREALHAWGWMPADTADRRAAAEDVLLVVSELVTNACLHAEGPEELRISCDSKVLRIEVADRGAGQPTPRNPHRAGRPGGHGMFIVQRLCVDWGVVRTAGVPGKTVWAEVGAPA, from the coding sequence ATGAGCACCACCCGGCCTTACTCGCCGGGCGACCGCGGCCCGGAGCCGGAAGCCGCCGGCGAAACCGGTGGCACGCCAGGTCTGTCCCCCGTCGACGTCGGGCGGGCAGCCGGGCACCAGAGCCGCAGGCTGAACCTGGTCGGGGCGGCCGGCATCGTCCCCCTGGCCCGTGACTTCACCCGCGAGGCGCTGCACGCGTGGGGCTGGATGCCTGCGGACACCGCCGACCGGCGGGCCGCCGCCGAGGATGTCCTGCTCGTCGTCTCCGAGCTGGTCACCAACGCCTGTCTGCACGCCGAGGGTCCCGAGGAGCTGCGCATCTCCTGCGACAGCAAGGTGCTGCGCATCGAGGTCGCCGACCGGGGGGCCGGACAGCCCACGCCCCGGAACCCGCACCGCGCCGGCCGTCCCGGAGGGCACGGGATGTTCATCGTGCAGCGCCTGTGCGTGGACTGGGGAGTCGTCAGGACCGCCGGCGTCCCGGGCAAGACCGTGTGGGCCGAAGTCGGGGCGCCCGCCTGA
- a CDS encoding LPXTG cell wall anchor domain-containing protein, with product MSYRTYQKRTAALALAAALAGSGVLMAAPAAQADVQDVNYQCKTPIGNKGAVSPIDIKGVKSGSGYKITMSFQKGVSSSPVELGKGAMKPSAVIKLGGAETGSLPVSGPPNAEAVPANTPIKISDLSGTYTPAKSGKVTFTAGVLTIKALGTTTTCTPANSPKPSLTLDVKSAGGGGTSGGSQSTPSGGELPQTGPEDSAIALGTLGGTVLLAGAAGVLWLTRRNQAAR from the coding sequence GTGTCGTACCGGACGTACCAGAAGCGAACGGCAGCGCTCGCGCTGGCCGCGGCCCTGGCCGGCTCCGGGGTGCTGATGGCCGCCCCCGCAGCCCAGGCCGATGTGCAGGACGTCAACTACCAGTGCAAGACGCCGATCGGGAACAAGGGAGCGGTCTCCCCGATCGACATCAAGGGCGTGAAGAGCGGCAGCGGCTACAAGATCACCATGTCCTTCCAGAAGGGCGTCTCGTCCAGCCCGGTCGAGCTCGGCAAGGGCGCCATGAAGCCCAGCGCCGTCATCAAGCTGGGCGGCGCGGAGACCGGCTCCCTGCCGGTGTCCGGGCCGCCGAACGCGGAAGCGGTCCCCGCCAACACCCCCATCAAGATCAGTGACCTGTCGGGCACCTACACCCCGGCGAAGAGCGGCAAGGTCACCTTCACGGCGGGTGTCCTCACCATCAAGGCGCTCGGCACCACGACCACGTGCACACCCGCGAACAGTCCGAAGCCGTCACTGACCCTGGACGTCAAGTCGGCCGGGGGCGGCGGCACTTCGGGCGGCTCGCAGAGCACCCCGTCCGGCGGCGAACTGCCGCAGACGGGACCCGAGGACTCCGCGATCGCGCTCGGCACCCTCGGCGGCACGGTGCTGCTGGCGGGCGCCGCGGGCGTGCTGTGGCTGACGCGGCGCAACCAGGCGGCGCGCTGA
- a CDS encoding COG1470 family protein: MPSSPRARARLRALCGAAVLLTAGAGVPAAAAGSAPAWSVSPSAGGGTRPAQDGRPYFYAEGVPGTVLQDKVAVTNPGARPLTVRLRGADADNTGTGALSLRARSTDTGAWIAFARREVKIPARTRAEVPFTVTVPADAAPGDHPGAVVVSANGRDSGVSVHLRVSGPTLSALTVERVRVTGGRISYDLVNRGNTVLTPRLAVRADGVLGRALDRRPRTLPVELLPGRRVTLSEPWKNTPALDSVRVRLTVTAGGGAHDEATATKRFVPWAAVAGTCTVILAAGGAAFWFVRRRRPANGGKGENGANSGNHGSQEIQGSWS, encoded by the coding sequence ATGCCGTCCAGTCCCCGGGCTCGCGCCCGCCTGCGCGCGCTGTGCGGGGCCGCCGTCCTGCTGACCGCGGGGGCGGGGGTCCCGGCGGCCGCGGCCGGCTCGGCGCCCGCCTGGTCCGTCTCGCCGTCGGCCGGCGGCGGCACCAGGCCCGCGCAGGACGGGCGCCCCTACTTCTACGCGGAGGGGGTGCCCGGCACCGTGCTCCAGGACAAGGTGGCCGTCACCAACCCCGGCGCCCGCCCCCTGACCGTACGGCTGCGTGGCGCCGACGCCGACAACACCGGCACCGGCGCCCTCTCCCTGCGCGCGAGGTCGACCGACACGGGCGCGTGGATCGCCTTCGCCCGGCGCGAGGTGAAGATCCCGGCGCGCACCCGCGCCGAGGTGCCCTTCACCGTCACCGTCCCGGCCGACGCCGCACCCGGCGACCACCCGGGCGCCGTCGTGGTGAGCGCGAACGGACGGGACTCCGGGGTCAGCGTCCATCTGCGGGTCAGCGGCCCCACCCTCTCGGCGCTCACCGTCGAGCGGGTCCGGGTCACCGGCGGCCGGATCTCGTACGACCTCGTCAACCGCGGCAACACCGTCCTGACCCCGAGGCTCGCCGTGCGCGCCGACGGCGTACTCGGCCGGGCGCTCGACCGGCGCCCGCGCACCCTGCCGGTCGAGCTGCTGCCGGGCCGTCGCGTCACCCTCAGCGAGCCCTGGAAGAACACCCCCGCCCTCGACTCGGTCCGGGTGCGGCTCACGGTCACGGCCGGGGGCGGAGCGCACGACGAGGCGACGGCGACGAAGCGGTTCGTGCCGTGGGCGGCGGTCGCCGGAACGTGCACGGTGATCCTGGCCGCCGGGGGCGCGGCCTTCTGGTTCGTACGCCGACGGCGGCCTGCGAACGGCGGCAAGGGCGAGAACGGCGCGAACAGCGGGAACCACGGGAGCCAAGAGATCCAAGGGAGTTGGTCATGA
- a CDS encoding peptide MFS transporter, whose product MATSLTKESTGAPSGGKTFFGHPRGLATLFMTEMWERFSYYGMRALLPLYLVAPEGLGLDAGTAIAIYSVYVSTVYLLAMPGGWFGDRVWGPRKTTAIAGAVIMLGHLLLAVPSNGVFYVGLLFVAVGSGLLKSNISTMVGHLYNGPDDPRRDGGFTVFYMGINLGAFAAPLVIGTVGQNVNWHIGFALAAVGMAIGLGQFLLGTRHLSETSSVVPKPLDAAERAATLKKSMIWLLIAVVFYGIVVGTGTYTLNWVMVPLMLIGLIVPIMVLGRIKRDKELTSAEQSKVSGYIWFFVAAAVFWMIYDQGGSTLSIFADSHANTSVLGWDFPVSWFQSVNPVIIMALAPVAAMIWLALARKGKEPSTVTKFSLGLALVGISFFVFLLPLTAAGDGKVSPWWLVLIYFIQTVGELTLSPVGLSVTTKMAPAKYGSQMMGVWFLAVTAGDAVTGLLSTYGADLNGSGVVALEAALAVIAGGAVFMYRKKVKELMGDVR is encoded by the coding sequence ATGGCGACCAGCCTGACGAAGGAATCCACCGGGGCACCCTCCGGCGGCAAGACCTTCTTCGGCCACCCTCGCGGTCTGGCCACTCTGTTCATGACCGAGATGTGGGAGCGTTTCTCCTACTACGGCATGCGCGCCCTGCTTCCGCTGTACCTGGTGGCCCCCGAGGGGCTCGGCCTCGACGCGGGCACCGCGATCGCCATCTACTCCGTCTACGTCTCGACGGTGTACCTGCTCGCCATGCCCGGTGGCTGGTTCGGTGACCGCGTGTGGGGTCCCCGCAAGACGACCGCGATCGCCGGTGCGGTGATCATGCTCGGTCACCTGCTGCTGGCCGTCCCGTCGAACGGCGTCTTCTACGTCGGTCTGCTCTTCGTGGCCGTCGGTTCGGGTCTGCTGAAGTCCAACATCTCGACGATGGTCGGCCACCTCTACAACGGCCCCGACGACCCGCGTCGTGACGGCGGATTCACCGTCTTCTACATGGGCATCAACCTCGGCGCGTTCGCCGCGCCGCTGGTCATCGGCACCGTCGGCCAGAACGTGAACTGGCACATCGGCTTCGCGCTCGCCGCGGTCGGTATGGCGATCGGCCTCGGCCAGTTCCTGCTGGGCACCCGCCACCTGTCGGAGACGTCGTCGGTCGTCCCGAAGCCGCTGGACGCCGCCGAGCGCGCCGCCACGCTGAAGAAGTCGATGATCTGGCTGCTCATCGCGGTCGTCTTCTACGGCATCGTCGTGGGCACCGGCACCTACACCCTGAACTGGGTGATGGTCCCGCTCATGCTGATCGGTCTGATCGTCCCGATCATGGTCCTCGGCCGCATCAAGCGCGACAAGGAACTGACGAGCGCCGAGCAGTCGAAGGTCTCCGGCTACATCTGGTTCTTCGTCGCCGCCGCCGTCTTCTGGATGATCTACGACCAGGGTGGCTCGACCCTGTCGATCTTCGCCGACAGCCACGCCAACACGAGCGTCCTCGGCTGGGACTTCCCGGTCTCCTGGTTCCAGTCCGTGAACCCGGTGATCATCATGGCGCTGGCCCCGGTCGCCGCCATGATCTGGCTGGCGCTGGCCCGCAAGGGCAAGGAGCCGAGCACGGTCACCAAGTTCTCGCTGGGTCTGGCCCTCGTCGGTATCTCCTTCTTCGTCTTCCTGCTGCCGCTGACGGCCGCGGGCGACGGCAAGGTCAGCCCCTGGTGGCTCGTCCTGATCTACTTCATCCAGACGGTCGGTGAGCTGACGCTCTCCCCGGTCGGCCTCTCGGTGACCACCAAGATGGCCCCGGCGAAGTACGGCTCCCAGATGATGGGTGTCTGGTTCCTCGCGGTGACGGCGGGCGACGCGGTGACGGGTCTGCTCTCCACCTACGGCGCCGACCTCAACGGCTCGGGCGTCGTGGCCCTGGAGGCCGCACTCGCGGTGATCGCGGGTGGCGCGGTCTTCATGTACCGCAAGAAGGTCAAGGAGCTCATGGGCGACGTCCGTTAG
- a CDS encoding response regulator transcription factor — MTRVLLAEDDASISEPLARALRREGYEVEVREDGPTALDAGLQGSIDLVVLDLGLPGMDGLEVARRMRAEGHTVPILILTARADEVDTVVGLDAGADDYVTKPFRLAELLARVRALLRRGAAEPQQPPATHGVRIDVESHRAWMGDEELQLTAKEFDLLRVLVRDAGRVVTRDQLMREVWDTTWWSSTKTLDMHISWLRKKLGDDAANPRYIATVRGVGFRFEKS; from the coding sequence ATGACCCGTGTACTGCTCGCCGAGGACGACGCGTCCATCTCGGAGCCACTGGCCCGTGCCCTGCGCAGGGAGGGTTACGAGGTCGAGGTGCGTGAGGACGGCCCGACCGCGCTCGACGCCGGACTGCAGGGCAGCATCGACCTCGTCGTACTCGACCTGGGACTGCCCGGCATGGACGGCCTCGAGGTCGCCCGGCGGATGCGCGCCGAAGGGCACACGGTGCCCATCCTCATCCTGACCGCGCGCGCCGACGAGGTGGACACCGTCGTCGGCCTGGACGCCGGCGCCGACGACTACGTCACCAAGCCGTTCCGCCTCGCCGAACTGCTCGCCCGTGTACGGGCCCTGCTGCGGCGCGGCGCCGCCGAGCCCCAGCAGCCGCCCGCCACGCACGGCGTCCGCATCGACGTCGAGTCGCACCGCGCGTGGATGGGCGACGAGGAACTCCAGCTCACCGCCAAGGAGTTCGACCTGCTGCGGGTCCTGGTGCGCGACGCCGGCCGCGTCGTCACCCGCGACCAGCTGATGCGCGAGGTCTGGGACACCACCTGGTGGTCCTCGACGAAGACCCTCGACATGCACATCTCCTGGCTGCGCAAGAAGCTCGGCGACGACGCCGCCAACCCCCGCTACATCGCCACGGTGCGCGGCGTCGGCTTCCGTTTCGAGAAGAGCTGA
- a CDS encoding ATP-binding protein, with protein MRRRLINSTLAVVLVVIAVFGVSLVIVETRTITNSAQERVDSEAVRLVSIVDSRLLGDEQVTGAILRNQVGPDRYARIELPERAPIEIGERPAGDVIQATAKGEKGETVTVEEPRSSVTREVGRTLLIIAGVALLAVIAAVLLAVRQANRLTSPLTDLASTAERLGSGDPRPRHRRYGVTELDRVADVLDSSAERIARMLTAERRLAADASHQLRTPLTALSMRLEEITVTDDLDTVKEEATIALAQVERLTDVVERLLTNSRDPRTGSAVSFDLDEVIKQQLEEWRPAYRSAGRAIVSSGKRHLKAVGTPGAVAQVLAALIENSLMHGGGTVALRTRVIGNQAVVEVTDEGPGVPGDLGARIFERTISGRNSTGIGLAVARDLAEADGGRLEMLQTNPPVFGLFLSRTPLKKPAPGDGPETVR; from the coding sequence ATGCGCCGCCGTCTGATCAACTCCACGCTCGCCGTCGTGCTCGTCGTGATCGCTGTCTTCGGGGTCTCGCTCGTCATCGTCGAGACCCGCACGATCACCAACAGCGCCCAGGAGCGGGTGGACTCCGAGGCGGTCCGGCTCGTCAGCATCGTCGACAGCCGGCTCCTCGGTGACGAACAGGTCACCGGCGCGATCCTGAGGAACCAGGTCGGCCCCGACCGGTACGCCAGGATCGAGCTGCCGGAGCGCGCCCCCATCGAGATCGGGGAGCGCCCCGCGGGGGACGTCATCCAGGCCACCGCCAAGGGCGAGAAGGGCGAGACGGTCACCGTCGAGGAGCCGCGCTCCTCCGTCACCCGCGAGGTCGGCCGCACCCTGCTGATCATCGCCGGGGTGGCGCTGCTCGCCGTCATCGCCGCGGTCCTGCTCGCCGTGCGCCAGGCCAACCGGCTCACGTCCCCGCTCACCGACCTCGCCTCCACCGCGGAGCGCCTCGGCTCGGGCGACCCCCGCCCCCGCCACCGCCGCTACGGGGTGACCGAGCTGGACCGCGTCGCGGACGTCCTCGACTCCAGCGCCGAGCGGATCGCCCGCATGCTGACCGCCGAGCGGCGCCTGGCCGCCGACGCCTCGCACCAGCTCCGTACGCCCCTCACGGCCCTCTCCATGCGCTTGGAGGAGATCACCGTCACCGACGACCTGGACACGGTGAAGGAGGAGGCGACGATCGCGCTCGCGCAGGTCGAGCGCCTCACGGACGTCGTGGAGCGGCTGCTGACCAACTCCCGCGACCCGCGTACCGGCTCCGCGGTCTCCTTCGACCTGGACGAGGTCATCAAGCAGCAGCTGGAGGAGTGGCGCCCGGCCTACCGCAGCGCCGGCCGCGCCATCGTCTCCTCGGGCAAGCGGCATCTGAAGGCCGTGGGCACGCCGGGCGCCGTCGCCCAGGTCCTTGCCGCGCTGATCGAGAACTCGCTCATGCACGGCGGCGGCACCGTCGCGCTGCGCACCCGCGTCATCGGCAACCAGGCCGTCGTCGAGGTCACGGACGAGGGGCCGGGGGTGCCGGGGGATCTGGGCGCGCGGATCTTCGAGCGGACCATCAGCGGCCGCAACTCGACGGGTATCGGCCTCGCGGTCGCCCGCGACCTGGCCGAGGCGGACGGCGGCCGCCTGGAGATGCTCCAGACGAACCCGCCGGTGTTCGGGCTGTTCCTGTCGCGTACGCCGCTGAAGAAGCCGGCGCCCGGCGACGGGCCCGAGACGGTCCGTTAG
- a CDS encoding GtrA family protein, with product MNGPATWRARLDQLGREVAKFGAVGALGTLVNFGVSNFLWHTTSLQAVRANIIATVIAIAVNYVGFRYFTYRDRDKSGRTRELSLFLAFSAVGLVIENGVLYVAIYGFGWDSSLQRNIFKVIGIGIATLFRFWSYRTWVFKTLPGHETVTRAESFLETGDGRDGPDGREDRRSDVQRTHR from the coding sequence ATGAACGGACCTGCCACATGGCGTGCGCGGCTCGACCAGCTCGGCCGCGAGGTCGCCAAGTTCGGGGCCGTGGGCGCGCTCGGAACGCTGGTGAACTTCGGCGTCTCCAACTTTCTGTGGCACACCACGAGCCTTCAGGCCGTGCGGGCCAACATCATCGCCACGGTCATCGCGATCGCCGTCAACTACGTGGGGTTCCGCTACTTCACCTACCGTGACCGCGACAAGAGCGGCCGGACGCGGGAGCTCTCGCTCTTCCTGGCGTTCAGCGCGGTCGGCCTGGTGATCGAGAACGGCGTCCTGTACGTGGCGATCTACGGCTTCGGCTGGGACAGCTCGCTCCAGCGCAACATCTTCAAGGTCATCGGCATCGGCATCGCGACGCTGTTCCGCTTCTGGTCGTACCGCACGTGGGTCTTCAAGACCCTGCCCGGCCACGAGACCGTCACCCGCGCTGAATCGTTCCTGGAGACCGGGGACGGCCGGGACGGGCCGGACGGACGCGAGGACCGCCGCTCCGACGTGCAGCGCACCCACCGCTGA
- a CDS encoding 5-(carboxyamino)imidazole ribonucleotide synthase, giving the protein MTFPVVGMVGGGQLARMTHEAGIPLGIKFKLLSDTPQDSAAQVVSEVVIGDYRDLDTLRDFARGCDVITFDHEHVPTEHLRALEADGIPVRPGPDALVHAQDKGVMRARLTQIGAPCPRHRLVKDPADVAAFAAEGAAGGDSTSDGFPVILKTVRGGYDGKGVWFVRSLEDAAEPFKAGVPVLAEEKVDFVRELAANVVRSPHGQAVAYPVVESRQVDGVCDTVIAPAPGLDEGLALRAEQLALGIAKELGVVGHLAVELFETRDGRILVNELAMRPHNSGHWTQDGAVTSQFANHVRAVLDLPLGDPRPRAPWTVMCNVLGGDYPDMYSAYLHCMARDPKLKIHMYGKDVKPGRKVGHVNTYGDDLDDVLERARHAAGYLRGTITE; this is encoded by the coding sequence GTGACGTTCCCGGTAGTCGGCATGGTCGGCGGGGGGCAGCTCGCTCGTATGACACACGAGGCGGGCATCCCGCTCGGCATCAAGTTCAAGCTCCTCAGTGACACTCCTCAGGATTCCGCGGCGCAGGTGGTCAGCGAAGTCGTCATAGGCGACTATCGCGACCTGGACACGCTGCGTGACTTCGCGCGGGGCTGTGACGTGATCACCTTCGATCACGAGCACGTGCCCACGGAGCACCTGCGGGCCCTGGAGGCGGACGGCATCCCCGTGCGCCCCGGACCCGACGCTCTGGTGCACGCCCAGGACAAGGGTGTGATGCGCGCGAGACTCACGCAGATCGGTGCTCCCTGTCCGCGCCACCGCCTGGTGAAGGACCCCGCCGACGTGGCGGCCTTCGCGGCGGAGGGCGCCGCTGGCGGCGATTCCACCAGTGACGGGTTCCCCGTGATCCTCAAGACGGTGCGCGGCGGCTACGACGGGAAGGGGGTGTGGTTCGTACGGTCCCTGGAGGACGCGGCCGAGCCCTTCAAGGCCGGCGTCCCCGTCCTCGCGGAGGAGAAGGTCGACTTCGTACGGGAGCTCGCGGCCAATGTCGTCCGCTCCCCGCACGGCCAGGCCGTGGCCTACCCCGTCGTCGAGTCCCGGCAGGTCGACGGCGTGTGCGACACGGTGATCGCGCCCGCCCCCGGCCTCGACGAGGGCCTCGCCCTGCGCGCCGAACAGCTGGCCCTCGGCATCGCGAAGGAGCTCGGTGTCGTCGGGCACCTCGCGGTGGAACTCTTCGAGACCCGCGACGGCCGCATCCTCGTCAACGAACTGGCGATGCGCCCGCACAACTCCGGCCACTGGACCCAGGACGGGGCCGTGACCTCGCAGTTCGCGAACCACGTCCGCGCCGTCCTCGACCTCCCGCTCGGCGACCCGCGCCCGCGCGCCCCCTGGACGGTCATGTGCAACGTCCTCGGCGGCGACTACCCGGACATGTACTCCGCGTACCTGCACTGCATGGCCCGTGACCCGAAGCTCAAGATCCACATGTACGGCAAGGACGTGAAGCCCGGACGCAAGGTCGGCCACGTCAACACCTACGGCGACGACCTGGACGACGTGCTGGAGCGCGCCCGTCACGCAGCCGGCTACCTCAGAGGAACGATCACCGAATGA
- the purE gene encoding 5-(carboxyamino)imidazole ribonucleotide mutase, producing MSTSPVVGIVMGSDSDWPVMEAAAQALDEFEIPYEVDVVSAHRMPREMIAYGEHADGRGLKAIIAGAGGAAHLPGMLASVTPLPVIGVPVPLKYLDGMDSLLSIVQMPAGVPVATVSVGGARNAGLLAARILAAHDEELLGRMREFQQELNDQATEKGKRLRAKVEGASGFGFGK from the coding sequence ATGAGCACGTCCCCTGTCGTTGGCATTGTCATGGGTTCCGACTCCGACTGGCCCGTCATGGAGGCCGCCGCCCAGGCTCTCGACGAGTTCGAGATCCCCTACGAGGTGGACGTCGTCTCCGCGCACCGCATGCCGCGCGAGATGATCGCGTACGGCGAGCACGCCGACGGCCGCGGCCTCAAGGCGATCATCGCGGGTGCCGGGGGAGCCGCCCACCTGCCGGGCATGCTCGCCTCCGTGACCCCGCTGCCCGTCATCGGCGTCCCGGTCCCGCTGAAGTACCTCGACGGCATGGACAGCCTGCTGTCCATCGTGCAGATGCCCGCGGGCGTCCCCGTCGCCACCGTCTCCGTCGGCGGCGCGCGCAACGCGGGCCTGCTCGCGGCCCGGATCCTCGCCGCCCACGACGAGGAACTCCTCGGCCGCATGCGGGAGTTCCAGCAGGAGCTCAACGACCAGGCCACGGAGAAGGGCAAGCGACTGCGCGCCAAGGTCGAGGGCGCGTCCGGCTTCGGCTTCGGGAAGTGA